One genomic segment of Streptomyces sp. NBC_00239 includes these proteins:
- a CDS encoding polyamine ABC transporter substrate-binding protein: protein MEQYETDRLSAAQLAAMRRSLTSGRGALTRRSLLRASGVGALTVGGLAGLTACGIPPAKRSDGDAPASDDHSAQEKSLTFSNWTEYMDISEDEKTRPTLTAFTKRTGIKVKYTEDINDNVEFFGKIRPQLAAGQDTGRDLIVVTDWLAGRMIRLGWAQKLDPAHLPHAFANLSPQFRTPDWDPGRAYTYPWTGISTVIAYNSKATGGKKVDSITQLLDDPSLKGRVGFLTEMRDTVGMTLLDMGKDPGAFTDADYDAAIGRLQKGVDKKQIRRFTGNDYTSDLDKGDLAACVAWAGDVIQLQAGNPDIKYAIPAAGYITSSDNLLVPAKARHKANAEKLIDYYYELPVAAELAAYINYVCPVEGVKDELAKIDPALAANTLIVPDKAMAAKSHAFRSLSSAEETAYEEKFAKLIGA from the coding sequence ATGGAGCAGTACGAGACCGACCGCCTTTCCGCGGCCCAACTTGCCGCGATGCGGCGCAGTCTCACCAGCGGCCGCGGGGCGCTCACCCGCCGCTCGCTGCTGAGGGCCTCCGGCGTCGGAGCGCTCACCGTCGGCGGCCTCGCAGGCCTGACCGCCTGCGGGATCCCGCCCGCGAAGCGGAGCGACGGCGACGCACCGGCCTCGGACGACCACTCGGCCCAGGAGAAGTCGCTGACCTTCTCCAACTGGACCGAGTACATGGACATCAGCGAGGACGAGAAGACCCGTCCGACCCTGACGGCTTTCACCAAGCGCACCGGCATCAAGGTCAAGTACACCGAGGACATCAACGACAACGTCGAGTTCTTCGGCAAGATCCGACCGCAGCTCGCCGCCGGCCAGGACACCGGCCGGGACCTGATCGTCGTCACCGACTGGCTGGCCGGGCGCATGATCCGGCTCGGCTGGGCTCAGAAGCTCGACCCCGCGCACCTGCCGCACGCCTTCGCGAACCTGTCCCCGCAGTTCCGCACCCCCGACTGGGACCCGGGCCGCGCCTACACGTACCCGTGGACCGGCATCTCCACCGTCATCGCCTACAACTCCAAGGCGACCGGCGGCAAGAAGGTCGACTCCATCACCCAGCTCCTGGACGACCCGTCGCTCAAGGGCCGGGTGGGCTTCCTCACCGAGATGCGCGACACCGTCGGCATGACCCTGCTCGACATGGGCAAGGACCCGGGCGCGTTCACCGACGCCGACTACGACGCGGCCATCGGCCGCCTCCAGAAGGGCGTCGACAAGAAGCAGATCCGCCGCTTCACGGGCAACGACTACACCTCCGACCTCGACAAGGGCGACCTCGCCGCCTGCGTCGCCTGGGCCGGTGACGTCATCCAGCTGCAGGCCGGCAACCCGGACATCAAGTACGCCATCCCCGCGGCCGGCTACATCACCTCCAGCGACAACCTGCTCGTGCCCGCAAAGGCCCGACACAAGGCCAACGCCGAGAAGCTCATCGACTACTACTACGAGCTTCCCGTCGCGGCTGAGCTCGCCGCGTACATCAACTACGTCTGCCCCGTCGAAGGGGTCAAGGACGAACTCGCCAAGATCGACCCGGCGCTCGCGGCCAACACCCTGATCGTCCCGGACAAGGCCATGGCGGCGAAGTCCCACGCCTTCCGCTCCCTCAGCAGCGCGGAAGAGACGGCGTACGAAGAGAAGTTCGCCAAGCTCATCGGCGCCTGA
- a CDS encoding gamma-aminobutyraldehyde dehydrogenase → MGNRFQVKDRFADGAQYIDGRLRSGTSGRSHTVVDPATGEDVLTYELASTADVDAAVAAAKAAFPAWSAATPGERSDALHRLAAVLAGQAEDFAYAESLQCGKPLKLTTEFDVPGTVDNTAFFAGAARHLQGQAAAEYSGDHTSYVRREAIGVVGSIAPWNYPLQMAAWKILPAVAAGNTIVLKPAELTPLTSLMFAQAAQEAGIPDGVINIVTGAGRDAGEHLVGHPDVVMTSFTGSTAVGKRVAEIATATVKRLHLELGGKAPFLVFDDADVEAAAHGAVAGSLINTGQDCTAATRAYVQRPLYDAFVARVAELMETVRLGNPFAPGTDLGPLVSHVQRDRVAAIVERARGYATVVTGGEAPQGELAEGAYYRPTLIAGAAQDSEVVQSEIFGPVLVVLPFDTDDEGIALANDTPYGLAASAWSRDVYRANRATREIKAGCVWVNDHIPIISEMPHGGYKASGFGKDMSAYSFEEYTQVKHVMYDNTAVAAKDWQRTIFGDR, encoded by the coding sequence ATGGGCAACCGCTTCCAGGTCAAGGACCGTTTCGCAGACGGCGCGCAGTACATCGACGGTCGGCTCAGGTCCGGGACCTCGGGACGGTCGCACACCGTGGTCGATCCGGCCACGGGCGAGGACGTGCTCACCTACGAGCTCGCCTCCACGGCGGACGTCGACGCGGCGGTCGCCGCCGCCAAGGCGGCCTTCCCGGCATGGTCGGCCGCCACCCCGGGCGAGCGCTCCGACGCGCTGCACCGGCTGGCCGCCGTACTCGCCGGGCAGGCGGAGGACTTTGCGTATGCGGAGTCCCTCCAGTGCGGCAAACCGCTCAAGCTCACCACCGAGTTCGACGTGCCGGGGACGGTCGACAACACGGCCTTCTTCGCGGGCGCCGCACGCCACCTCCAGGGTCAGGCGGCCGCCGAGTACTCCGGCGACCACACCTCCTACGTACGCCGTGAGGCCATCGGGGTGGTGGGCTCGATCGCGCCGTGGAACTATCCGCTCCAGATGGCCGCCTGGAAGATCCTCCCGGCGGTCGCGGCGGGCAACACCATCGTGCTCAAGCCCGCCGAGCTGACCCCGCTGACCTCCCTGATGTTCGCCCAGGCGGCCCAGGAGGCCGGCATCCCCGACGGCGTCATCAACATCGTCACCGGCGCGGGCCGCGACGCCGGCGAGCACCTGGTCGGCCACCCCGACGTGGTCATGACCTCCTTCACCGGCTCCACCGCGGTCGGCAAGCGGGTCGCGGAGATCGCCACCGCCACCGTGAAGCGCCTCCACCTGGAACTCGGCGGCAAGGCACCCTTCCTCGTGTTCGACGACGCGGACGTGGAGGCCGCCGCGCACGGCGCGGTCGCCGGCTCGCTCATCAACACGGGCCAGGACTGCACCGCCGCCACCCGCGCCTACGTCCAGCGCCCGCTGTACGACGCCTTCGTCGCCCGGGTCGCCGAGCTGATGGAGACCGTCCGGCTCGGCAACCCGTTCGCGCCCGGCACCGACCTCGGCCCGCTCGTCTCCCACGTGCAGCGCGACCGCGTCGCCGCCATCGTGGAGCGCGCCCGCGGCTACGCCACCGTCGTCACCGGCGGCGAGGCCCCGCAGGGCGAACTTGCCGAGGGCGCGTACTACCGGCCCACCCTGATCGCCGGCGCCGCGCAGGACAGCGAGGTCGTCCAGTCCGAGATCTTCGGCCCGGTGCTGGTCGTGCTGCCCTTCGACACCGACGACGAGGGCATCGCGCTCGCCAACGACACCCCGTACGGCCTCGCCGCCTCCGCGTGGAGCCGCGACGTCTACCGGGCGAACCGGGCCACCCGCGAGATCAAGGCGGGCTGCGTCTGGGTCAACGACCACATTCCGATCATCAGCGAGATGCCCCACGGCGGCTACAAGGCCAGTGGTTTCGGAAAGGACATGTCCGCGTACTCGTTCGAGGAGTACACGCAGGTCAAGCACGTCATGTACGACAACACCGCGGTGGCCGCGAAGGACTGGCAGCGCACGATCTTCGGGGACCGATAG
- a CDS encoding NADAR family protein has translation MEKIDKLIEQVNAGTRVKWLPFWGHRPRPDGTLGPSCLSQWWPAPFTVGDVTYATAEHWMMAEKARLFGDADAEAAALRAATPAEAKKAGRLVRGFDGAIWERERFAIVVTGSVHKFSATPELMGYLLGTGERVLVEASPMDRIWGIGLAADDERALDPARWRGLNLLGFALMEARERLRSGAGAPTA, from the coding sequence ATGGAGAAGATCGACAAGCTGATCGAGCAGGTCAATGCCGGTACACGGGTGAAGTGGCTGCCCTTCTGGGGGCACCGGCCGCGCCCCGACGGCACGCTCGGGCCCAGCTGTCTGAGCCAGTGGTGGCCCGCCCCCTTCACGGTCGGTGACGTCACCTATGCAACCGCCGAGCACTGGATGATGGCGGAGAAGGCCCGGCTGTTCGGGGACGCGGACGCCGAGGCCGCCGCGCTGCGCGCCGCCACTCCGGCGGAGGCCAAGAAGGCCGGGCGGCTGGTGCGGGGCTTCGACGGCGCGATATGGGAGCGCGAGCGCTTCGCCATCGTGGTGACCGGCAGCGTCCACAAGTTTTCGGCCACTCCGGAGCTGATGGGGTACCTGCTGGGCACCGGCGAGCGGGTGCTCGTGGAGGCCTCGCCGATGGACCGCATCTGGGGCATCGGCCTGGCGGCGGACGACGAGCGGGCCCTGGACCCGGCGCGCTGGCGGGGGCTGAACCTGCTGGGGTTCGCCCTGATGGAGGCGCGCGAGCGGCTGCGCTCGGGGGCCGGGGCGCCGACCGCCTGA
- a CDS encoding DUF4190 domain-containing protein produces the protein MSDHNPGPAQEPSRDPWAPPEEPKVRLGKEPGGPAPAAGPATPSGPGTPSVHDQPTMAAMPGAGPDTPPYPTPAHPTPPRPQQYVTPNPPAYGYPAQPQYGYPAPAPAPAPAPAPAPAPAAYGYAGPAAVGAPTYGYVGPPGGGAPQPGMPYPGHPHQHGWGQAPPDNTLGTVAMVLGILSLVFFCVSLPLGLAAVICGAIARGRFRRGQAAASGQALAGIILGAIGLLVGVVFVALLLVGIATDREGPDQEDGPSGRPTHSTEQVLRTTKV, from the coding sequence ATGTCCGACCACAATCCGGGACCCGCGCAGGAACCGTCCCGGGATCCCTGGGCGCCGCCGGAGGAACCGAAGGTCCGGCTCGGCAAGGAGCCGGGCGGGCCCGCGCCCGCCGCCGGCCCCGCCACGCCGTCCGGCCCCGGCACGCCGTCCGTGCACGATCAGCCGACGATGGCCGCGATGCCCGGCGCCGGCCCGGACACCCCGCCGTACCCGACCCCCGCCCACCCGACCCCGCCGCGGCCCCAGCAGTACGTGACGCCCAACCCGCCCGCGTACGGCTACCCCGCGCAGCCCCAGTACGGCTACCCCGCGCCCGCGCCCGCACCCGCACCCGCACCCGCACCGGCGCCCGCGCCGGCGGCGTACGGGTACGCGGGCCCGGCCGCCGTCGGGGCGCCGACGTACGGCTACGTGGGACCGCCCGGCGGAGGCGCGCCGCAGCCCGGGATGCCCTACCCGGGCCATCCGCACCAGCACGGCTGGGGGCAGGCCCCGCCGGACAACACGCTCGGCACGGTGGCGATGGTGCTGGGCATCCTGTCGCTCGTGTTCTTCTGCGTCAGCTTGCCTTTGGGCCTGGCGGCGGTGATCTGCGGGGCGATCGCGCGCGGCCGGTTCCGGCGCGGCCAGGCCGCCGCCAGCGGCCAGGCGCTGGCCGGGATCATCCTCGGCGCGATCGGCCTCCTGGTCGGCGTCGTGTTCGTGGCCCTCCTGCTCGTCGGCATCGCCACCGACCGAGAAGGCCCGGACCAGGAGGACGGCCCGTCCGGCAGGCCGACCCACTCGACCGAGCAGGTCCTGCGCACGACGAAGGTCTGA
- a CDS encoding adenosine deaminase, giving the protein MSDLHAFIAGLPKAELHVHHVGSASPRIVAELASRHPDSKVPTDPEALADYFVFTDFAHFIDVYLSVVDLVRTPEDVRLLTYEVARDMARQNIRYAELTITPYSSTRRGIDEKAFMAAIEDARKAAETELGVVLRWCFDIPGEAGLESAAETARLAIDLRPEGLVSFGLGGPEIGVPRPQFKPYFDRARAAGLHSVPHAGETTGPETIWDAIRELGAVRIGHGTSATQDPELLAYLAEHRIALEVCPTSNIATRAVTDLDRHPVKEMVAAGVLVTINSDDPPMFGSDLNNEYAVAARLLDLDERGLAQLAKNAVEASFLDPAGKAELAAEIDTYTDAWLAR; this is encoded by the coding sequence GTGTCCGATCTCCACGCGTTCATCGCGGGACTGCCCAAAGCTGAACTGCACGTCCACCACGTCGGTTCGGCCTCTCCCCGCATCGTCGCGGAACTCGCCTCCCGGCACCCCGACTCCAAGGTCCCCACCGATCCCGAGGCGCTCGCCGACTACTTCGTCTTCACCGACTTCGCCCACTTCATCGACGTCTACCTCTCGGTCGTCGACCTGGTGCGCACCCCCGAGGACGTCCGGCTGCTGACCTACGAGGTCGCCCGCGACATGGCCCGGCAGAACATCCGGTACGCCGAACTCACCATCACCCCGTACTCCTCCACCCGCCGCGGCATCGACGAGAAGGCCTTCATGGCCGCCATCGAGGACGCCCGCAAGGCCGCCGAGACCGAACTCGGCGTCGTGCTGCGCTGGTGCTTCGACATCCCCGGCGAGGCCGGCCTGGAGTCCGCGGCCGAGACCGCCCGCCTCGCCATCGACCTGCGCCCCGAGGGCCTGGTCTCCTTCGGGCTCGGCGGTCCCGAGATCGGCGTGCCGCGCCCGCAGTTCAAGCCGTACTTCGACCGGGCGCGCGCCGCCGGCCTGCACAGCGTGCCGCACGCGGGCGAGACCACCGGCCCGGAGACCATCTGGGACGCCATCCGCGAGCTCGGTGCCGTGCGCATCGGCCACGGCACCAGCGCCACCCAGGACCCCGAGCTGCTCGCCTACCTGGCCGAGCACCGGATCGCCCTGGAGGTCTGCCCGACCTCCAACATCGCCACCCGCGCCGTCACCGACCTCGACCGGCACCCCGTCAAGGAGATGGTGGCCGCCGGCGTGCTCGTCACCATCAACAGCGACGACCCGCCGATGTTCGGCAGCGACCTCAACAACGAGTACGCGGTGGCCGCCCGGCTGCTGGACCTGGACGAGCGCGGGCTGGCGCAGCTCGCGAAGAACGCCGTCGAGGCCTCGTTCCTCGACCCGGCGGGCAAGGCCGAACTGGCCGCGGAGATCGACACGTACACCGACGCGTGGCTGGCCCGCTGA
- a CDS encoding glycerophosphodiester phosphodiesterase, with the protein MRTLTAIGHRGDPYVARENTLPSLRSAFARGADAVEVDVRVTRDGVPVLLHDEDLHRLWGFGVRLDEMTAAQLRELTAGQVPTLREALMATGAGRVMIDLPGAAPEAVRTVVGLVRECGARERASYCAGADTMLAVRAADPGAEIAMTWTSLCPPRRVLVEAVAPRWLNYRFGLVSRELTDALHADGLLVSAWTADTKRTMRRLIAAGVDAVTTNRVDALVAVRAESGR; encoded by the coding sequence ATGCGCACCCTGACGGCCATCGGCCACCGCGGAGATCCTTACGTCGCCCGTGAGAACACCCTGCCCTCGCTGCGTTCGGCGTTCGCGCGCGGCGCGGACGCGGTCGAGGTCGACGTACGGGTGACCCGCGACGGGGTGCCCGTCCTGCTGCACGACGAGGACCTGCACCGGCTGTGGGGGTTCGGGGTGCGGCTGGACGAGATGACCGCCGCCCAGCTGCGCGAGCTGACGGCCGGGCAGGTGCCGACCCTGCGGGAGGCGCTGATGGCCACCGGGGCCGGCCGGGTCATGATCGACCTGCCGGGGGCCGCCCCGGAGGCCGTCCGCACGGTGGTCGGGCTGGTGCGCGAGTGCGGTGCCCGCGAGCGCGCCTCGTACTGCGCGGGCGCCGACACCATGCTCGCCGTCCGGGCCGCCGACCCCGGCGCGGAGATCGCCATGACGTGGACGAGCCTGTGCCCGCCGCGCCGGGTGCTCGTCGAGGCGGTGGCGCCGCGCTGGCTCAACTACCGCTTCGGGCTGGTGAGCCGCGAGCTGACCGACGCGCTGCACGCGGACGGTCTGCTGGTCTCCGCGTGGACGGCGGACACGAAGCGGACCATGCGCCGGCTGATCGCCGCCGGCGTGGACGCGGTCACCACCAACCGGGTCGACGCCCTCGTCGCCGTGCGCGCCGAGTCCGGCCGGTGA
- a CDS encoding sensor histidine kinase: protein MTPIPVLAARLRAAVGPRAADLALALLVQVAVTIPFVVPRDPDASKATWLAYGLTSVSSVPLVWRRRAPVLVAFGVIAAGGLYRFTVDGPGQPLPYAGLVAFYTVALLCTARVRFTLCATVTAVVVVSVALNTRTAMELLFSLFVFGAAYTLGRLQHTRQAYLAAIEDRAAQLERTRRIEAEQAAARERARIAREMHDILSHAVSIMIVQAEAGPLAVRRAPERAEAAFEAISETGRDAMTQLRRMLGVLRAEDGGAAGGGAGGAGVAEGAAPRAPQPGVAVLPALLDRVRLGGPRVRFEERGEVRPLPPAVDTTVYRVVQEALTNVVKHAAATTVTVLLDHGPGEVTVTVTDDGRGPRTDGPRAGVSGEDGPRAGVPGEDGPCAGVSGEDGPRAEGGRESARAEGPGTEHPRTSGAGGGHGLIGIRERAAAHGGTATAGPGPGGQGFEVRVRLVVSPLEVGS, encoded by the coding sequence GTGACGCCGATACCGGTGCTCGCCGCACGGCTGCGGGCGGCGGTCGGCCCGCGGGCCGCCGACCTCGCGCTGGCCCTGCTCGTCCAGGTGGCGGTGACCATTCCGTTCGTGGTCCCCCGGGACCCGGACGCCTCGAAGGCCACCTGGCTGGCGTACGGCCTGACCTCGGTGTCCTCGGTGCCGCTGGTGTGGCGGCGGCGCGCGCCGGTGCTGGTGGCCTTCGGGGTGATAGCGGCGGGCGGGCTGTACCGCTTCACCGTCGACGGGCCGGGGCAGCCGCTGCCGTACGCCGGGCTGGTGGCCTTCTACACGGTGGCGCTGCTGTGCACGGCCCGGGTGCGGTTCACGCTCTGCGCCACCGTGACCGCGGTGGTCGTCGTCTCGGTGGCGCTCAACACCCGGACCGCGATGGAGCTGCTGTTCTCGCTGTTCGTCTTCGGCGCCGCCTACACGCTGGGGCGGCTCCAGCACACCCGGCAGGCCTACCTGGCCGCCATCGAGGACCGCGCGGCGCAGCTGGAGCGCACCCGCCGGATCGAGGCCGAGCAGGCCGCCGCGCGCGAACGCGCCCGCATCGCCCGGGAGATGCACGACATCCTTTCGCACGCCGTCAGCATCATGATCGTGCAGGCGGAGGCCGGGCCGCTGGCCGTACGGCGTGCGCCGGAACGCGCCGAGGCCGCGTTCGAGGCCATCTCCGAGACCGGGCGCGACGCGATGACCCAGCTGCGCCGGATGCTGGGCGTGCTGCGCGCGGAGGACGGCGGCGCGGCGGGAGGCGGGGCGGGTGGGGCCGGCGTCGCGGAGGGCGCCGCCCCGCGCGCGCCGCAGCCCGGGGTCGCCGTGCTGCCGGCGCTGCTGGACCGGGTGCGGCTCGGCGGGCCGCGGGTGCGGTTCGAGGAACGGGGCGAGGTCCGCCCGCTGCCGCCGGCCGTGGACACGACGGTGTACCGGGTGGTGCAGGAGGCGCTGACCAACGTGGTGAAGCACGCGGCGGCCACGACCGTCACCGTGCTGCTCGACCACGGGCCGGGTGAGGTGACGGTGACGGTCACGGACGACGGGCGGGGGCCGCGTACGGACGGCCCGCGTGCGGGGGTCTCCGGCGAGGACGGCCCGCGTGCAGGGGTTCCTGGCGAGGACGGCCCGTGTGCGGGGGTCTCCGGCGAGGACGGCCCGCGTGCGGAGGGCGGAAGGGAGAGCGCGCGTGCGGAGGGCCCGGGAACGGAGCACCCGCGGACGTCGGGTGCCGGCGGCGGTCACGGGCTGATCGGGATCCGCGAGCGGGCGGCCGCCCACGGGGGCACGGCGACGGCCGGGCCGGGCCCCGGCGGCCAGGGCTTCGAGGTGCGGGTGCGGCTTGTAGTGTCGCCGCTGGAGGTGGGGAGTTGA
- a CDS encoding response regulator transcription factor, protein MTIRVVVADDQELVRSGFALILGVQEDIEVVAEVGDGAAAVEAVRRHSPDVALLDIRMPVLDGIEACRAISAETACRTVMLTTFDSDEYVYEALHAGASGFLLKDVRRDDLVHAVRVVAAGESLLAPSVARRLIEEYTAATARPAADAAVSQRLEVLTARERETLLHLARGLSNAEIAAALVVSEHTVKTHVGHVLAKLGLRDRIQAVICAYESGLVAAGAVGTPSGE, encoded by the coding sequence TTGACGATCCGTGTGGTGGTGGCCGACGACCAGGAACTGGTGCGCAGCGGCTTCGCGCTGATCCTCGGGGTCCAGGAGGACATCGAGGTGGTCGCGGAGGTGGGCGACGGCGCGGCGGCGGTCGAGGCGGTCCGCCGGCACTCCCCCGACGTGGCGCTGCTGGACATCCGGATGCCGGTGCTGGACGGCATCGAGGCCTGCCGCGCCATCAGCGCGGAGACGGCGTGCCGCACGGTCATGCTGACGACGTTCGACTCGGACGAGTACGTGTACGAAGCGCTGCACGCGGGGGCGAGCGGGTTCCTGCTCAAGGACGTGCGGCGGGACGATCTGGTGCACGCGGTACGGGTGGTGGCGGCCGGGGAGTCGCTGCTGGCTCCCTCGGTGGCGCGCCGGCTGATCGAGGAGTACACGGCGGCGACGGCGCGGCCGGCCGCGGACGCCGCGGTCTCGCAGCGGCTGGAGGTGCTGACCGCGCGCGAACGGGAGACCCTGCTGCACCTGGCCCGCGGGCTGTCGAACGCGGAGATCGCGGCGGCGCTGGTGGTCAGTGAGCACACGGTGAAGACGCATGTGGGGCACGTCCTGGCGAAGCTGGGGCTGCGGGACCGGATCCAGGCGGTGATCTGCGCGTACGAGTCGGGTCTGGTGGCGGCCGGCGCCGTGGGTACTCCCTCCGGAGAGTGA
- a CDS encoding serine hydrolase domain-containing protein, with amino-acid sequence MNARMRTMAAVALVLGIATGPAIGSASADPAAPVAAAGWSAAGTAAAAAPGAAPGAAATADGAAVAEPDAGVLRRAIAGLPKAEATAALVRVGGSGGSWRGGAGVADLASGRTAVEQGRFRAGSVTKTFTAAVVLQLAAEGRVDLGRPVQHYLPGLLPDSFGPVTVRRLLNHTSGIQAADGPGDSFEAQWEHRFDVTDPRRQIADAVAKGPEFAPGTRQHYLNINYTVLGVLIEELTGTTYEQAVAERVLRPLGLRHTYFPGRYGTRIAGPHNRGYQAVKRADGSTELRDVTEWNSSDRWAAGDIISTTADLERFTLALFGGRVVPGSRLEEMFTLPGVPDFVTGKPGQLTAGMARIVLPDGTEAWGKTGGRHGYNTAIGATRDLSRSLVYSVNATDAKGEGMNPVALGIVLAAFGG; translated from the coding sequence ATGAACGCACGGATGCGCACGATGGCGGCGGTCGCACTGGTCCTGGGGATCGCGACGGGGCCGGCGATCGGATCGGCGTCGGCCGACCCGGCCGCCCCGGTCGCGGCGGCCGGTTGGTCGGCGGCCGGTACGGCGGCGGCCGCGGCGCCCGGTGCGGCGCCCGGTGCGGCGGCCACGGCGGACGGTGCGGCGGTCGCCGAGCCGGACGCCGGGGTGCTGCGGAGGGCGATCGCGGGGCTGCCGAAGGCCGAGGCCACGGCCGCCCTGGTACGGGTGGGGGGCTCGGGCGGAAGCTGGCGGGGCGGCGCGGGGGTGGCGGATCTGGCCTCCGGGCGCACGGCGGTCGAACAGGGCAGGTTCCGCGCCGGTTCGGTGACCAAGACGTTCACCGCGGCCGTGGTGCTCCAGCTGGCGGCGGAGGGCAGGGTCGACCTGGGCCGGCCGGTGCAGCACTACCTGCCGGGGCTGCTGCCCGATTCCTTCGGGCCGGTGACGGTGCGCCGGCTCCTCAATCACACCAGCGGGATCCAGGCGGCGGACGGGCCCGGCGACTCCTTCGAGGCGCAGTGGGAGCACCGGTTCGACGTGACGGACCCGCGGCGGCAGATCGCCGACGCGGTCGCCAAGGGGCCGGAGTTCGCCCCGGGTACCCGCCAGCACTACCTCAACATCAACTACACGGTGCTCGGCGTGCTGATCGAGGAGCTGACGGGCACGACGTACGAGCAGGCGGTCGCCGAGCGCGTCCTGCGGCCGCTGGGGCTGCGCCACACGTACTTCCCCGGGCGGTACGGGACGCGGATCGCGGGGCCGCACAACCGCGGCTACCAGGCGGTGAAGCGGGCCGACGGCTCCACCGAGCTGCGGGACGTGACCGAGTGGAACAGCTCGGACCGCTGGGCGGCCGGGGACATCATCTCCACCACGGCCGACCTGGAGCGCTTCACGCTGGCGCTGTTCGGCGGCCGGGTCGTGCCGGGGTCCCGGCTGGAGGAGATGTTCACGCTGCCGGGGGTGCCGGACTTCGTCACCGGCAAGCCCGGGCAGCTGACGGCCGGCATGGCGCGGATCGTCCTGCCCGACGGCACCGAGGCCTGGGGCAAGACCGGTGGGCGGCACGGGTACAACACCGCGATAGGCGCGACCCGCGACCTGTCCCGGAGCCTGGTGTACTCGGTCAACGCGACGGACGCGAAGGGCGAGGGGATGAACCCGGTGGCCCTGGGGATCGTCCTGGCCGCCTTCGGCGGGTAG